The Tursiops truncatus isolate mTurTru1 chromosome X, mTurTru1.mat.Y, whole genome shotgun sequence DNA segment GAAGATCACACCCAGCACGATCATCAGGAGCCCGGTCTTGGGCGGGTTCTCTTCTTCATTCATCGTTCCATTGGAGGTGAGGTCTAGTTTGCTGACAAGGGCATAGCAGTGCCTGGTAGGATCCACTTCCTTCAGATCAAGACCAAAGGCCAGCTCCATGTGCTCAGAGGCTCTCTTGAGGATCTCATTGAAACGATACTTGTACTTTTTGATAACAAACTTCAGCATATCTGACTTAGTAATTGGCTCTTTTTTTTGATACTTATGCAGCAGGTAATGCACCAACAAAGCCACCTTCATGTGTAGAGGATCTCTGCGTAAGTCCTCAATGCCCTTGGAGGATTTTGAGCTTTCCTTCTTTTGGCTGTTGGTACCTTCATCTGAATTGGTGCATGAAACAGCTGCATTAGCCTTGGTGGTTCCCTGAGGTCCCTCAGGAGTGCTAGGTGTCCCAGCAGCAGGCATATTCTGAGGCCTGTCCTCAAAGGGAGGACAGACAGAGGAAGGGgactctcctgctgctgctgctgctgctgccgccaccgccCCAGTGGCCTGAGCATCCTCCAGACTCTGGGTCTCAGCATGGGCCTGGCGGCGTTTCTCACGGGCACGGAGCTTACTCTTCTGACCTCGAGGCATGATGACTGGTCAGGGACTGCAGGCAGCTGTTTAATCTGCGAAGGTTGATGAGAGGTCACcgaagaagacagaggaagagatggTGTGTATAGCCTCAATGGGGAGATTCTTCTACCTTGTTTCCAAGAAAAGCTGCCTCTGCTTTTCCCCTTAAGGGTACTGTTTTAGGAACCCACGAGACAGGGGCTGGCAGGACTCTGTGGACCTCCTCTGTTCTGCATGAGCTTGTCACCTCAGTTCTAACCCAGGATACTAAACTTGACTCCTGACCAGTCCTTTGACTCCTCCCTCTGCCAACTTGAGGCTACCCCTTCAGACCAAGGATTCCCATCCCACAAATTCTGCAGGCGGAAGTGGAGGGGGGTTGGGCATAACAGCCACTCTTGAGCCCGTCGGGATCGACAGTGGGGTTGGGGCATGTCGGTCCAGGGCGGGGCTCTGTGTGGCCGCTTCAATTCTGGGAGGAGTGTGTCCCTTCAGTTCTAACGAAGATTACTCACCGCGACACCTCTCCAATTCTGGGACTCCTCCGTCTGCTGATACGAGGCCACACCTCTCAGACTGCAGCCTCAGTCTCTATAGCTGGTGTGACAGAAGTTAGGGAGAGTGCTTCCGGCCACGCCCACCTGGGCTTCCCAGCGTTATAGCAGAGGTGGGGTTGTGGgggcctccctctctcttttgggAGGCGGAGGAATCACGCAGAACTCACACCGGGGTCTTACCTGACTCCTGACAGGGCCCGGGACTTCCTCTAATGAGATGAGTCAGCTGGCCTCAGACCAAGTTCTCATTTCCCTCAGAACCTCCAGTTAGAAGTAAGGGGGAACCTGAGCCTAGCAGCCGTGTCTGGGGTCTCCCAAGACTGACAGTAGGGGGGCTCTTTGTGGCTTCTTATTTTGGAGTGGGTTCTCCCCTCTGTCACCCTTCAGTGTCTTACCTTGATGCCTTGTAGGTGC contains these protein-coding regions:
- the LOC117310317 gene encoding melanoma-associated antigen B18-like, with the translated sequence MPRGQKSKLRAREKRRQAHAETQSLEDAQATGAVAAAAAAAAGESPSSVCPPFEDRPQNMPAAGTPSTPEGPQGTTKANAAVSCTNSDEGTNSQKKESSKSSKGIEDLRRDPLHMKVALLVHYLLHKYQKKEPITKSDMLKFVIKKYKYRFNEILKRASEHMELAFGLDLKEVDPTRHCYALVSKLDLTSNGTMNEEENPPKTGLLMIVLGVIFINGNCATEEEIWEVLNMMGVHAERKHFIYGDPKKVITEDLVQLKYLEYRQVANSDPPRYEFLWGPRAHVETSKMKVLEFLAKIYDTVPSAFPFWYEEALRDEEERAQARMAARARAAAMASARSRATASARSRAMASNFSQAK